The Alicyclobacillus vulcanalis DNA segment GCGCCCTATCCCATCTACGCGTATCCTTGGGGGAGTCGGACGCTCTTGCAGTGGACGAATCGCCAGACCGGCGTCGCCACGGTCGGCGGCGAGTGGATGGTGGTCAATCAAAACGGGGATAAGGGGCAGGCCGTCCTGTATCACCTGTCGACGCGCACGGCATCTTTGCTCCCCGCGCCCTTCGGAGTCACCGACGGTCAGGACGTGGCATGGTGGGACGGGGAAGGACATGTCGGCTGGGCATCCCTCGTTTGACGCTCGCAAGCGCGTTCCGCCGCGCAATCATCTGCGCGGCGGAACGCCTGTCCTCAGTGAGCCCGATCCGCCATTTTCACCATAATGCTTGCGATGGCGCGGCGCTCTTCATCGTCCGCCACGTTCCACATTTCCTTCAAGAGCTGCTGCTCGGGGTTTTTCGGGTCCACCTTGCTCGCCAGAAACTCGCCGACTTTCGTGGCAATGTTCGCGAGCTGGTCCTGGTTCAGGCCCGCTTCCTTGGCGCGATCGACGTGTTCCCCGAGGAATTGTTTCCAGTTCTCGAAGGTCTCCATGACACCCATGGTCCATCCTCCTTCATGTACTGTGGTTTCGTGCTCAATGTTCCCCGACACGGCAAGGGTCATGCGGGGCGACGCCAGGCTGTGCATGTTGCGAACACGTTCGGCATATGTATCGGACAGGCAAAGGAGGAGGACGGCCGTGCGGAGAAGGGTAGGCGTACCCAAACAGGTGCGACGAACGTCGGCGATTTACGGACTTGCGGCGCTGGCCCTCGCCGTCTATGGTGTGCCGCGTCTGCCCAAATTGGAGCATGGTGTCGCGGGCACGTTTTCGGCGCTGTGGATGCTTTTTCTGGCGCTGTTCATCGGGGCCAATCTGTATTTTTTGCTCGGCGCCGATCGCGAACGAGCGCGCCAGCTCGAGGAAGCGCCTTATCAACGCCCAACGCAGGGCCGTGATGAGGGCACCGGGCGCATCCGCCTTCGAGCTCGCGGTTAGCAGGGTGGGAAAACGGAGAGGCAGGCGGGCGGTGGTTCACGACCGCCTGCTTGTCCAAGCTACGAGGCCGACAGCCAAAACGAGGCAAGCCAAAATCGTGGCGATAGGGTCGAGGTTGCCGTGCAACGGATCCATCATTTTGCATCCTCCTCGTCGTCCAATCGTTCGAGCGACGTGCCGCGCCCGTGCACGTCGTCTTTGTGTCCCGAAAGGGATCGCGCCAGCCGCAGCGCGCTCGGGCCGAACTTCGCGCGCACCTCGTCCATCACGCGCTCCAGCCGCTCGAGTTTTTCGTTTCTCGGCAGTCCGCCAGGCGCTGCGGTGTCCCACAGGCTGAGTTGTACGCCTTGTCCACTGAGCGGGACGAGCCCTTCCACCGAAACGCCGAGCAACCGCACCGGCTCGCTCGGCCAAACCCTGAGAAACAGAGCCTTCGCGGCCTGAAACAGTTCACTCGCGTGGCGAACGTGCTTGGGGAGGGTGTCCTGATGGCGCATCGTGCGCATGTGGCGATCGCGCACGGAGACCGCCACCACGCGGCCCATCACCTCGTACCGCCGCATCCGGGACGTGACGCGATCGCAAAGGTCCATCACGACCCCCTCGACCTCGTCGAACGACCGCGCGTCCACGGCGAGGGTGATGGAATGCCCCACGCTTTTCGGCGGCTGGGGCTCAGTCTCGAGCGGGCGAGGATCGACGCCGTTTGCCCGCGCCTTCAGCTCGGCGGCCCGGGGGCCGAGCACGCGCCCCAGAACGTCGAGGGATTGCACGGCCAAATCCCCAATGGTCTGCACGCCAATGCGGCGCAAGCGTCGCGCCGTGCTTGGGCCCACACCATGCATGTGCTCGATGGGCAAGGGCCACAGCAACAATGGCATGTTCTCCGCGTTGAGCTCCGTGATCCCCATCGGCTTGTTCATGTCACTCGCCATCTTCGCCAGAAACTTGTTCGGCGCGACGCCTACGCTCGAGGGCAGCCGCAGCTCGTCCAGAATGCGCCCCTGAAGTCTGCGCGCGAGCTCCAGCGGCCTGTCGCCACCTGGGGCGCGCGTCACCTCGGCGAAGCATTCATCGATGCTGACGATCTCGACGTCTGGCGTGAACTCGCGCACGAGGGCGAATACCCTGCGCGCATACGAGCGGTACAAGTCAAAGTTGGGCCGCACCAAGACGAGATCCGGGCAGCGCGCCAGGGCCCGCTGAACCGGCATGGGCGGCTTGACCCCTCGGGCTCGGGCCTCGTAACTGGCGGTCACGACCACGCCGTGGCGCGTCGCCGGATCGCCCGCGACGGCGATGGGCCGGCCGGCGTAGCGCTCCGGCTCTTCCGCGACGTGGCACGAGGCGTAAAAGGCGTTCATGTCGATGTGAAGGATTTTCCGCGTGGGAATGCGAAATCACCTCTAGCTCCAGTGTACCGCACGGAGCGCGTGGGCGCGCGAATGAGTTACAATGAGTGTGGGACAAGCTATGCCGAGCGACGACATGGAGACGAATGAAAAGGAGACTCACTGTGCAGAGCAAGGAACAGCGCTTGATGCGCATACGCGAGATTGTGAGCCAAAACGAGATCGAGACGCAGGAGGATTTGGTGCGCGCGCTCGAAGAAGCGGGATTTCCGGTCACGCAGGCCACCATTTCGCGAGACATCAAGGAGCTTCAGCTCGTCAAGGTGGTGGGATCGAACGGGAAGTACAAGTACGCGCTGCCCACCGCCGTGAACAAAGTCTCCGTCGACGCACTTCGCCGCCGGTTGGCCGAGGTGTTCCTCTCGCACGCGCGCGCGAATAACCTCATTGTCATCAAGGTGGCGCCCGGGAACGCGCACGCCATCGGGGCGCTCATGGACGCCCTGGATCCGCCCGGCCTGCTTGGCACCATTTGCGGAGACGATACCATGTTGCTCGTCTGTCAGGACGAAGAGACGGCCGTCCGCCTGCTCCACGAAACGCTGAACATCGGATGACGCTGGCGTTTCCCGTTTTCCGAGTTATACTATAGAAGTTGGTATATTTCTGCCGCGGCCTCGGGCTGCGGCGCGTGAGGAGATTGGCCATGCCCTTGTACAATTCCATTCTCGATCTCGTCGGTCACACGCCGGTCGTTCGCTTGAACCGCCTGCCGGATCCGAACGGCGCGAGCGTCTACGTCAAACTTGAAGGCAAGAACCCGGCGGGCAGCGTCAAGGACCGGCCGGCGCTGAACATGATTTTAGAGGCGGAGCGACAGGGCAAGCTCATTCCAGGCAAAAGCACGGTCATTGAAGCGACCTCCGGGAATACAGGCATCGGGCTCGCCATGGTTTGCGCGGCGAAGGGCTACCGCTGCATCATCACGATGCCTGAAAACGCGACGGAGGAGCGCGTCAAACTCCTGAAGGCGTACGGCGCCGAGGTGCATCTCACGCCGGAATCGAAGCGCATGAAGGGCGCCATCGAACTGGCCGAAGAGCTGGCTGCGCGCATCCCGCACAGCTTCATTCCGGCCCAATTCGACAATCCGGCGAATCCGGACGCACACCGCAAGTCGACCGCGCTTGAGATCATCGAGGATTTCGGGGGCAAATTGGACGCGCTCGTGTTGACGGCCGGCACGGGAGGAACCGTCACCGGGACGGGCGAGGTCCTGAAGCAGCGCATTCCAGGCATCAAGATTTACGTGGTGGAGCCCAAGGGCTCGCCGGTTCTCTCCGGAGGTCAGCCTGGTCCGCACAAGATTCCCGGCACCGGTCCCGGCTTTGTGCCGAGCATCCTGAACCGCGACGCGTTTGACGAAATCCTCCTCATCGACGATCACGACGCGCAAACCATGGCCCGCCGCGTCGCAGCCGAAGAGGGCATCCTGCTTGGCGCGTCTGGCGCAGCGTCTGTCTTCCACGGCCTGCACATCGCGGCAAAACTGCCGAAGGAGGCGCGCGTCCTGTGCATGGCGCCAGATACGGGTGAGAGGTATCTGTCGTCCGATTTGTACCAAAGCTGACGCGGGCTGTATCGAAATTGTTGCGGGTCGAGCACAAAGATAGGTCTCAAGACTCATGTGGGTCGCGAGCGAAGTGGCTATACTGACAGTGTGGTGTAGTTGACCTTGTTCTACACTGTACCTATCCCTGACTTCCCGATGCTGCGGGAATCCTCGCCTCACGCGTGAGGCGGGGATTTTGTTTTTTTCGGGATGTAACGTAAAAATGCGGGGTTGCCCGTTGGCATACCCCTCTCGGGGTTTCACGAAAAAGGCGCCGCCATGGGGCGGCGCCTTGCTTTAATCGCTTAAACCTGCCTGAAGCGTGGCGGTCATCTTTGTGAGGATCTTGATGGCTGCTTTCAGGTCCGACACCTTCTGTTGCTCTAACTGCGTCATGTCGAGAAGAGCTGCCAACATGGACGCGTTATCTCCCTGGGCATAGGCCTGATGCAGGGCCTGAAAATCCGCGGCCACGCCCGCCTGTTCGTAGAGCGCGTCCTGGAGGTAGGAGACCACGGCCGTGGAATCTGGCGTTTGTTGGGTGAGAATGTCGAGATCGCCCACCTGAACGAACAGTTGGAGTGCGCTGATGTACGCGTTGAACGCCGACTGCAGCTGCTGTTGGGCCTGCCTGTCGCTTTGGGTGGCCTGTTTGTACGTTTGAAGCGTTTCCTGCAGCGCCTGGTCAATGGCTGCAGGCGACGTGGGCAGGGACTGCGCTGGGTTGGACGGATGGGGAATCTGCGTCGGATGAATGGTCTCGTAGGGTGCGATGGCCTGCTCAAACTGCGTCATGATTTGGTGGATATTGGGATGCTGTCCGCTGCCCGCAGCGCCGCTGGTTGAGGATCCCTGGTCTGTGCCATTCCCCGTGTCGTTCGCCAGGGCGATCATCACCGTCGCCGTTGTGGTGCGCGCCTCCGCTTGGGGCACGAGACAGCCGGACATCAGGCTGGCGGCCGACGCCGCGATGGCAAGAAAAAGACCCCGTTTCACAGAAGTCACCTCGATCGCTTGTTACTCACATCATTCGTCACGTGGAGGTGAAACTGTGGGGGTCCTTTGCCACGATTGGATCAATTTCTGGAGCGCTGGCGCAAACGCTCCACCCCATACGCGGTGAGGAACGCGGCCACCGTGATGGCGAGGTGTTGCGAAAAGTGAATGACAGGCCGCGCGTCGTCCAAGACGCCAGGCAGGTACGTGACAGCCAGAGCCGCTGCCCCGAGATACGCAAGCGAGGCATAGAACCAGGTGTACCGCTTCATGACTGCGCCACCTCCTGCTCGTCGGTCGGCCCGTACTCGCGCTCCGACGCTTGATGGCGCGCGGCGGTTTCGGCGTAATGCGCGGCTTCGAAGCCCAATAACCCGCCGGCGATGAGGAACAGCGTGTGCGCCAGGGCGTGATGAAGGATGGAGGCATCCGCCCAAGCGTCGACGCTCGGCCAGACCCCGACAGCCCATGCGGCGAGCGCCGCGACGATGGTCAACGGGACCTTCACGTTCAATCGACCTCCCTGCGAGGATTTCAAGACTGACGCTCCTTATAAGTTTGCTCGCAGAGATAGAAAGTTAAACGTGGTGCGATTACGGTGCACTTTGCCGGAATCGGCCGATGACCTCGGTGGTGTCGAGGATGGTGATAAAGGCGTCGGGATCGAGCGACTGGACAATCTCCTTGAGATCCGCAATTTCGAGGTGCGTCATCGCGCACAACAGCACGCCGCGCTCGCGCTGCGTGTATGCCCCA contains these protein-coding regions:
- the cysK gene encoding cysteine synthase A; this translates as MPLYNSILDLVGHTPVVRLNRLPDPNGASVYVKLEGKNPAGSVKDRPALNMILEAERQGKLIPGKSTVIEATSGNTGIGLAMVCAAKGYRCIITMPENATEERVKLLKAYGAEVHLTPESKRMKGAIELAEELAARIPHSFIPAQFDNPANPDAHRKSTALEIIEDFGGKLDALVLTAGTGGTVTGTGEVLKQRIPGIKIYVVEPKGSPVLSGGQPGPHKIPGTGPGFVPSILNRDAFDEILLIDDHDAQTMARRVAAEEGILLGASGAASVFHGLHIAAKLPKEARVLCMAPDTGERYLSSDLYQS
- a CDS encoding DUF3243 domain-containing protein; this encodes MGVMETFENWKQFLGEHVDRAKEAGLNQDQLANIATKVGEFLASKVDPKNPEQQLLKEMWNVADDEERRAIASIMVKMADRAH
- the argR gene encoding arginine repressor yields the protein MKRRLTVQSKEQRLMRIREIVSQNEIETQEDLVRALEEAGFPVTQATISRDIKELQLVKVVGSNGKYKYALPTAVNKVSVDALRRRLAEVFLSHARANNLIVIKVAPGNAHAIGALMDALDPPGLLGTICGDDTMLLVCQDEETAVRLLHETLNIG
- the dinB gene encoding DNA polymerase IV → MPTRKILHIDMNAFYASCHVAEEPERYAGRPIAVAGDPATRHGVVVTASYEARARGVKPPMPVQRALARCPDLVLVRPNFDLYRSYARRVFALVREFTPDVEIVSIDECFAEVTRAPGGDRPLELARRLQGRILDELRLPSSVGVAPNKFLAKMASDMNKPMGITELNAENMPLLLWPLPIEHMHGVGPSTARRLRRIGVQTIGDLAVQSLDVLGRVLGPRAAELKARANGVDPRPLETEPQPPKSVGHSITLAVDARSFDEVEGVVMDLCDRVTSRMRRYEVMGRVVAVSVRDRHMRTMRHQDTLPKHVRHASELFQAAKALFLRVWPSEPVRLLGVSVEGLVPLSGQGVQLSLWDTAAPGGLPRNEKLERLERVMDEVRAKFGPSALRLARSLSGHKDDVHGRGTSLERLDDEEDAK